The following proteins come from a genomic window of Suricata suricatta isolate VVHF042 chromosome 5, meerkat_22Aug2017_6uvM2_HiC, whole genome shotgun sequence:
- the CPOX gene encoding oxygen-dependent coproporphyrinogen-III oxidase, mitochondrial gives MELRGNGSDQLFKPVYLIHPQSHLATLGHNVSWVGMLDSLADSIKGAPRLGAGVTTALAGLAGLAGLAAAAFGHVQRAEMVPKSSGARSSSSGKPEDEDELARRCSCFMASPVTDLHELRGRPSDMKTKMELLILETQAQVCQALAQVDGGASFSVDRWERKEGGGGISCVLQDGRVFEKAGVSVSVVHGNLSEEAAKQMRSRGKILKTKDGKLPFSAMGVSSVIHPKNPHAPTIHFNYRYFEVEEADGSKLWWFGGGCDLTPTYLNQEDAVHFHKTLKEACDQHGPDLYPKFKKWCDDYFFIVHRGERRGIGGIFFDDLDSPSKEEVFRFVQSCAQAVVPSYIPLVKKHCDDSFTPQEKLWQQLRRGRYVEFNLVYDRGTKFGLFTPGSRIESILMSLPLTARWEYMHSPAENSKEAEILEVLRHPRDWVH, from the exons ATGGAACTCCGTGGCAATGGGTCAGATCAGCTGTTCAAACCAGTGTATCTTATTCATCCACAATCGCATCTGGCAACTCTGGGACACAATGTTAGTTGGGTAGGCATGCTTGACTCCCTCGCAGATTCAATAAAAG GAGCTCCCCGGCTGGGGGCCGGCGTGACCACGGCGCTGGCCGGGCTGGCCGGGCTGGCGGGGCTGGCCGCCGCCGCCTTCGGGCACGTACAGCGGGCGGAGATGGTGCCCAAGAGCTCAGGGGCGCGGAGCTCTTCGTCTGGGAAGCCTGAGGACGAGGACGAGCTGGCCCGTCGCTGCAGCTGCTTCATGGCCTCGCCTGTGACCGACCTGCACGAGCTACGGGGTAGACCGAGCGACATGAAGACCAAGATGGAGCTGCTGATCCTGGAGACCCAGGCCCAAGTGTGCCAGGCTCTGGCACAGGTAGACGGGGGCGCCAGCTTCTCGGTGGACcggtgggagaggaaggaag GAGGTGGTGGCATCAGCTGCGTACTTCAAGACGGGCGTGTTTTTGAAAAGGCTGGGGTGAGCGTTTCTGTTGTTCATGGAAATCTTTCTGAGGAGGCAGCGAAACAAATGCGAAGCAGAGGGAAAATTCTGAAGACGAAAGATG GTAAATTGCCGTTTTCTGCTATGGGTGTGAGCTCTGTTATCCACCCCAAGAATCCTCATGCTCCTACTATCCATTTCAACTACAGATACTTTGAAGTAGAGGAAGCTGATG GTAGCAAGCTATGGTGGTTTGGCGGCGGGTGTGACCTTACTCCAACATACTTGAACCAAGAGGACGCTGTCCATTTTCACAAAACTCTAAAGGAGGCTTGTGACCAGCATGGTCCTGATCTCtaccctaaatttaaaaaatg GTGTGATGATTACTTTTTTATAGTCCATCGTGGGGAGCGGAGGGGCATCGGGGGCATcttttttgatgaccttgactcACCATCCAAGGAGGAAGTGTTTCGCTTCGTGCAGAGCTGCGCCCAGGCTGTGGTTCCTTCATATATTCCCCTTGTGAAGAAACACTGTGATGACTCATTCACCCCTCAGGAGAAGCTGTGGCAGCAGCTGCGTAGAGGACG GTATGTAGAATTTAACCTTGTATATGATCGAGGTACAAAGTTTGGCCTCTTCACTCCAGGATCCAGGATTGAAAGCATCTTGATGTCTTTACCTCTAACTGCTCG ATGGGAGTACATGCATTCACCTGCAGAGAACTCCAAAGAAGCGGAAATTCTGGAAGTTCTGCGCCATCCGAGAGACTGGGTGCATTAA